Proteins encoded by one window of Arabidopsis thaliana chromosome 2, partial sequence:
- a CDS encoding NADH dehydrogenase ubiquinone 1 alpha subcomplex assembly factor-like protein (DUF498/DUF598) (Protein of unknown function (DUF498/DUF598); CONTAINS InterPro DOMAIN/s: Protein of unknown function DUF498 (InterPro:IPR007523); BEST Arabidopsis thaliana protein match is: Protein of unknown function (DUF498/DUF598) (TAIR:AT3G60150.1); Has 933 Blast hits to 933 proteins in 412 species: Archae - 2; Bacteria - 549; Metazoa - 118; Fungi - 87; Plants - 61; Viruses - 0; Other Eukaryotes - 116 (source: NCBI BLink).): MAMRLKSMATLPKLIQSMRKEVPKHSNPVLPSLRRAFSLYDQINLIDNVPEDQLRFQEFNDTSFTVNGVKYEGSLLCVGNLLMSWSPRKFSEITTDSLSIFQTVRPIPELLIVGCGRDIHPVTPEVRQFVKSLGMKLETVDSRNAASTYNILNEEGRVVAAALLPYGVTS, encoded by the exons ATGGCGATGAGGTTGAAATCAATGGCGACTTTGCCGAAATTGATTCAAAGTATGAGAAAAGAAGTTCCGAAGCATTCTAATCCTGTTTTGCCCTCTCTGAGACGAGCTTTTTCCCTCTATGATCAGATCAATCTCATTGACAATGTTCCTGAAGACCAGCTTCGCTTCCAAGA ATTTAATGATACGAGTTTCACTGTGAATGGAGTCAAATACGAAGGTAGCTTACTCTGTGTTGGGAATCTGTTAATGTCATGGAGTCCTCGTAAATTTTCAGAGATCACCACTGATAG CTTGTCTATCTTCCAGACAGTTCGACCTATTCCAG AGCTCTTGATTGTTGGTTGTGGAAGAGACATTCACCCGGTAACTCCCGAGGTCCGTCAGTTTGTCAAGTCCCTTGGCATGAAACTAGAAACAGTTGATTCT AGAAATGCTGCATCAACGTACAACATTCTgaatgaagaaggaagagtcGTTGCTGCGGCATTGCTTCCATATGGAGTTACATCctaa
- a CDS encoding O-fucosyltransferase family protein (O-fucosyltransferase family protein; CONTAINS InterPro DOMAIN/s: GDP-fucose protein O-fucosyltransferase (InterPro:IPR019378); BEST Arabidopsis thaliana protein match is: O-fucosyltransferase family protein (TAIR:AT3G07900.1); Has 35333 Blast hits to 34131 proteins in 2444 species: Archae - 798; Bacteria - 22429; Metazoa - 974; Fungi - 991; Plants - 531; Viruses - 0; Other Eukaryotes - 9610 (source: NCBI BLink).) — translation MALSKNSNSNSFNKKKVSYISVPSQIINSLSSSSLQSLLVSPKKSSRSTNRFSFSYRNPRIWFFTLFLVSLFGMLKLGFNVDPISLPFSRYPCSTTQQPLSFDGEQNAASHLGLAQEPILSTGSSNSNAIIQLNGGKNETLLTEGDFWKQPDGLGFKPCLGFTSQYRKDSNSILKNRWKYLLVVVSGGMNQQRNQIVDAVVIARILGASLVVPVLQVNVIWGDESEFADIFDLEHFKDVLADDVHIVSSLPSTHVMTRPVEEKRTPLHASPQWIRAHYLKRINRERVLLLRGLDSRLSKDLPSDLQKLRCKVAFQALRFSPRILELGNKLASRMRNQGQYLSLHLRMEKDVWVRTGCLPGLTPEYDEIVNSERERHPELLTGRSNMTYHERKLAGLCPLTALEVTRYYTNSMNKSFCLCFFK, via the exons atGGCGTTATCGAAAAACAGTAACAGTAACAGctttaacaagaagaaagtttcGTATATCTCAGTCCCTTCTCAGATCATAAACTCTttatcatcttcctcattacaatctcttcttgtttctccCAAGAAATCATCAAGAAGCACCAACAGATTCAGCTTCTCTTATAGGAACCCTAGAATCTGGTTCTTTACTCTCTTCCTCGTCTCACTCTTTGGAATGTTGAAACTCGGTTTCAACGTTGACCCaatctctctccctttctcACGTTACCCTTGTTCAACGACCCAACAACCACTAAGCTTCGACGGAGAACAAAACGCTGCATCCCATCTTGGTTTGGCTCAAGAGCCGATTTTGTCTACTGGGTCATCGAATTCGAATGCGATTATACAATTAAACGGTGGAAAGAACGAGACTTTGTTAACGGAAGGTGATTTCTGGAAGCAACCTGATGGGTTAGGGTTTAAGCCCTGTTTGGGATTTACAAGTCAATATAGAAAAGATAGCAATTCGATTTTGAAGAACAGATGGAAGTATTTGCTTGTTGTTGTCTCTGGTGGGATGAATCAGCAAAGGAATCAGATTGTTGATGCTGTTGTGATCGCTAGGATCCTTGGAGCTTCTTTAGTTGTTCCTGTTTTGCAGGTTAATGTCATTTGGGGAGACGAAAG TGAATTTGCGGATATATTCGATTTGGAGCATTTCAAGGATGTTTTAGCAGATGATGTTCATATAGTTTCGTCTTTACCTTCTACACATGTTATGACGAGACCTGTTGAAGAGAAGAGGACTCCACTTCATGCTTCTCCTCAATGGATTCGTGCTCATTATCTTAAGCGA ATTAACAGAGAAAGAGTTTTACTTCTCCGTGGACTCGATTCAAGACTCTCCAAAGACCTCCCTTCAGATCTTCAGAAACTCCGATGCAAGGTTGCTTTCCAAGCGCTTAGATTTTCTCCGAGGATTCTTGAACTCGGTAATAAACTAGCTTCAAGAATGCGTAACCAAGGACAGTATCTCTCACTTCATCTAAGAATGGAGAAAGATGTTTGGGTTAGAACTGGTTGTCTCCCTGGTTTAACTCCCGAGTACGATGAAATAGTCAACAGCGAAAGAGAACGACACCCTGAGCTTCTTACCGGTAGATCAAACATGACTTATCACGAGAGAAAACTTGCCGGTTTATGCCCTTTAACTGCTCTAGAAGTCACAAGGTATTATACCAACTCTATGAACAAATccttttgcttatgttttttcAAGTAA
- a CDS encoding O-fucosyltransferase family protein (O-fucosyltransferase family protein; CONTAINS InterPro DOMAIN/s: GDP-fucose protein O-fucosyltransferase (InterPro:IPR019378); BEST Arabidopsis thaliana protein match is: O-fucosyltransferase family protein (TAIR:AT3G07900.1); Has 821 Blast hits to 820 proteins in 30 species: Archae - 0; Bacteria - 0; Metazoa - 0; Fungi - 0; Plants - 820; Viruses - 0; Other Eukaryotes - 1 (source: NCBI BLink).), with protein sequence MALSKNSNSNSFNKKKVSYISVPSQIINSLSSSSLQSLLVSPKKSSRSTNRFSFSYRNPRIWFFTLFLVSLFGMLKLGFNVDPISLPFSRYPCSTTQQPLSFDGEQNAASHLGLAQEPILSTGSSNSNAIIQLNGGKNETLLTEGDFWKQPDGLGFKPCLGFTSQYRKDSNSILKNRWKYLLVVVSGGMNQQRNQIVDAVVIARILGASLVVPVLQVNVIWGDESEFADIFDLEHFKDVLADDVHIVSSLPSTHVMTRPVEEKRTPLHASPQWIRAHYLKRINRERVLLLRGLDSRLSKDLPSDLQKLRCKVAFQALRFSPRILELGNKLASRMRNQGQYLSLHLRMEKDVWVRTGCLPGLTPEYDEIVNSERERHPELLTGRSNMTYHERKLAGLCPLTALEVTRLLKALEAPKDARIYWAGGEPLGGKEVLEPLTKEFPQFYNKHDLALPGELEPFANKASVMAAIDYIVCEKSDVFIPSHGGNMGHALQGQRAYAGHKKYITPNKRQMLPYFMNSSLPESDFNRIVKDLHRESLGQPELRMSKAGKDVTKHPVPECMCSDRQQQEQQSDA encoded by the exons atGGCGTTATCGAAAAACAGTAACAGTAACAGctttaacaagaagaaagtttcGTATATCTCAGTCCCTTCTCAGATCATAAACTCTttatcatcttcctcattacaatctcttcttgtttctccCAAGAAATCATCAAGAAGCACCAACAGATTCAGCTTCTCTTATAGGAACCCTAGAATCTGGTTCTTTACTCTCTTCCTCGTCTCACTCTTTGGAATGTTGAAACTCGGTTTCAACGTTGACCCaatctctctccctttctcACGTTACCCTTGTTCAACGACCCAACAACCACTAAGCTTCGACGGAGAACAAAACGCTGCATCCCATCTTGGTTTGGCTCAAGAGCCGATTTTGTCTACTGGGTCATCGAATTCGAATGCGATTATACAATTAAACGGTGGAAAGAACGAGACTTTGTTAACGGAAGGTGATTTCTGGAAGCAACCTGATGGGTTAGGGTTTAAGCCCTGTTTGGGATTTACAAGTCAATATAGAAAAGATAGCAATTCGATTTTGAAGAACAGATGGAAGTATTTGCTTGTTGTTGTCTCTGGTGGGATGAATCAGCAAAGGAATCAGATTGTTGATGCTGTTGTGATCGCTAGGATCCTTGGAGCTTCTTTAGTTGTTCCTGTTTTGCAGGTTAATGTCATTTGGGGAGACGAAAG TGAATTTGCGGATATATTCGATTTGGAGCATTTCAAGGATGTTTTAGCAGATGATGTTCATATAGTTTCGTCTTTACCTTCTACACATGTTATGACGAGACCTGTTGAAGAGAAGAGGACTCCACTTCATGCTTCTCCTCAATGGATTCGTGCTCATTATCTTAAGCGA ATTAACAGAGAAAGAGTTTTACTTCTCCGTGGACTCGATTCAAGACTCTCCAAAGACCTCCCTTCAGATCTTCAGAAACTCCGATGCAAGGTTGCTTTCCAAGCGCTTAGATTTTCTCCGAGGATTCTTGAACTCGGTAATAAACTAGCTTCAAGAATGCGTAACCAAGGACAGTATCTCTCACTTCATCTAAGAATGGAGAAAGATGTTTGGGTTAGAACTGGTTGTCTCCCTGGTTTAACTCCCGAGTACGATGAAATAGTCAACAGCGAAAGAGAACGACACCCTGAGCTTCTTACCGGTAGATCAAACATGACTTATCACGAGAGAAAACTTGCCGGTTTATGCCCTTTAACTGCTCTAGAAGTCACAAG GCTGCTTAAAGCATTAGAAGCTCCAAAGGATGCGAGAATCTATTGGGCAGGAGGAGAGCCTCTAGGAGGAAAAGAGGTTTTGGAGCCACTAACTAAAGAATTCCCTCAGTTCTACAACAAGCACGATCTTGCTTTACCTGGCGAGCTTGAACCATTTGCCAACAAAGCTTCGGTTATGGCTGCTATAGACTACATTGTCTGCGAAAAGAGCGATGTTTTCATACCGTCTCATGGAGGAAATATGGGACACGCGTTACAAGGGCAAAGAGCTTACGCTGGTCACAAGAAATACATCACTCCTAATAAGAGACAGATGCTTCCTTATTTCATGAACTCGTCGCTTCCTGAATCGGATTTTAACAGAATTGTGAAAGATCTTCATCGAGAATCGCTAGGACAGCCGGAGTTGAGAATGAGCAAAGCTGGTAAAGATGTTACAAAACATCCTGTTCCAGAGTGTATGTGCTCGGATagacaacaacaagaacaacagtCCGATGCTTAA
- the COX10 gene encoding cytochrome c oxidase 10 (cytochrome c oxidase 10 (COX10); FUNCTIONS IN: protoheme IX farnesyltransferase activity, prenyltransferase activity; INVOLVED IN: heme o biosynthetic process, heme biosynthetic process; LOCATED IN: integral to membrane, mitochondrial membrane; EXPRESSED IN: 23 plant structures; EXPRESSED DURING: 13 growth stages; CONTAINS InterPro DOMAIN/s: Protohaem IX farnesyltransferase, mitochondria (InterPro:IPR016315), Protohaem IX farnesyltransferase (InterPro:IPR006369), UbiA prenyltransferase (InterPro:IPR000537); Has 7990 Blast hits to 7990 proteins in 1845 species: Archae - 160; Bacteria - 4430; Metazoa - 177; Fungi - 179; Plants - 66; Viruses - 0; Other Eukaryotes - 2978 (source: NCBI BLink).), whose product MWRRSVVYRFSSRISVSSSLPNPRLIPWSRELCAVNSFSQPPVSTESTAKLGITGVRSDANRVFATATAAATATATTGEISSRVAALAGLGHHYARCYWELSKAKLSMLVVATSGTGYILGTGNAAISFPGLCYTCAGTMMIAASANSLNQIFEISNDSKMKRTMLRPLPSGRISVPHAVAWATIAGASGACLLASKTNMLAAGLASANLVLYAFVYTPLKQLHPINTWVGAVVGAIPPLLGWAAASGQISYNSMILPAALYFWQIPHFMALAHLCRNDYAAGGYKMLSLFDPSGKRIAAVALRNCFYMIPLGFIAYDWGLTSSWFCLESTLLTLAIAATAFSFYRDRTMHKARKMFHASLLFLPVFMSGLLLHRVSNDNQQQLVEEAGLTNSVSGEVKTQRRKKRVAQPPVAYASAAPFPFLPAPSFYSP is encoded by the exons ATGTGGCGAAGATCTGTTGTTTATCGTTTCTCTTCAagaatctctgtttcttcttcgttaCCAAACCCTAGACTGATTCCTTGGTCCCGCGAATTATGTGCCGTTAATAGCTTCTCCCAGCCTCCGGTCTCGACGGAATCAACTGCTAAGTTAGGGATCACTGGTGTTAGATCTGATGCCAATCGAGTTTTTGCCACTGCTACTGCCGCCGCTACAGCTACAGCTACCACCGGTGAGATTTCGTCTAGAGTTGCGGCTTTGGCTGGATTAGGGCATCACTACGCTCGTTGTTATTGGGAGCTTTCTAAAGCTAAACTTAG TATGCTTGTGGTTGCAACTTCTGGAACTGGGTATATTCTGGGTACGGGAAATGCTGCAATTAGCTTCCCGGGGCTTTGTTACACATGTGCAGGAACCATGATGATTGCTGCATCTGCTAATTCCTTGAATCAG aTTTTTGAGATAAGCAATGATTCTAAGATGAAAAGAACGATGCTAAGGCCATTGCCTTCAGGACGTATTAGTGTTCCACACGCTGTTGCATGGGCTACTATTGCTGGTGCTTCTGGTGCTTGTTTGTTGGCCAGCAAG ACTAATATGTTGGCTGCTGGACTTGCATCTGCCAATCTTGTACTTTATGCGTTTGTTTATACTCCGTTGAAGCAACTTCACCCTATCAATACATGGGTTGGCGCTGTTGTTGGTGCTATCCCACCCTTGCTTGG GTGGGCGGCAGCGTCTGGTCAGATTTCATACAATTCGATGATTCTTCCAGCTGCTCTTTACTTTTGGCAGATACCTCATTTTATGGCCCTTGCACATCTCTGCCGCAATGATTATGCAGCTGGAGG TTACAAGATGTTGTCACTCTTTGATCCGTCAGGGAAGAGAATAGCAGCAGTGGCTCTAAGGAACTGCTTTTACATGATCCCTCTCGGTTTCATCGCCTATGACT GGGGGTTAACCTCAAGTTGGTTTTGCCTCGAATCAACACTTCTCACACTAGCAATCGCTGCAACAGCATTTTCATTCTACCGAGACCGGACCATGCATAAAGCAAGGAAAATGTTCCATGCCAgtcttctcttccttcctGTTTTCATGTCTGGTCTTCTTCTACACCGTGTCTCTAATGATAATCAGCAACAACTCGTAGAAGAAGCCGGATTAACAAATTCTGTATCTGGTGAAGTCAAAACTCAGAGGCGAAAGAAACGTGTGGCTCAACCTCCGGTGGCTTATGCCTCTGCTGCACCGTTTCCTTTCCTCCCAGCTCCTTCCTTCTACTCTCCATGA
- a CDS encoding Phosphoribosyltransferase family protein (Phosphoribosyltransferase family protein; FUNCTIONS IN: magnesium ion binding, ribose phosphate diphosphokinase activity; INVOLVED IN: cellular biosynthetic process, nucleotide biosynthetic process, nucleoside metabolic process, ribonucleoside monophosphate biosynthetic process; LOCATED IN: chloroplast; EXPRESSED IN: 23 plant structures; EXPRESSED DURING: 13 growth stages; CONTAINS InterPro DOMAIN/s: Phosphoribosyltransferase (InterPro:IPR000836), Phosphoribosyl pyrophosphokinase (InterPro:IPR005946), Phosphoribosyl pyrophosphate synthetase, conserved site (InterPro:IPR000842); BEST Arabidopsis thaliana protein match is: phosphoribosyl pyrophosphate (PRPP) synthase 2 (TAIR:AT1G32380.1); Has 11478 Blast hits to 11230 proteins in 2819 species: Archae - 260; Bacteria - 6194; Metazoa - 633; Fungi - 714; Plants - 217; Viruses - 15; Other Eukaryotes - 3445 (source: NCBI BLink).) — protein sequence MASIVQPSPTFPALNLRRSSLIRPPSSVRFPLKCNAADPYKFDGGNSAGFHLLTGDTVPASFSRTRLEDSIYQNTTRLRIFSGTANPILAQEISCYLGLDLGKIKIKRFADGEIYVQLQESVRGCDVFLVQPTCPPANENLMELLVMIDACRRASAKTITAVIPYFGYARADRKTQGRESIAAKLVANLITQSGADRVLACDLHSGQSMGYFDIPVDHVYGQPVILDYLASKAISSEDLVVVSPDVGGVARARAFAKKLSDAPLAIVDKRRHGHNVAEVMNLIGDVKGKVAIMVDDMIDTAGTISKGAALLHQEGAREVYACTTHAVFSPPAISRLSSGLFQEVIITNTIPLSEKNYFPQLTVLSVANLLGETIWRVHDDCSGAIEPFSTLGID from the exons ATGGCGTCTATTGTTCAACCATCGCCTACTTTCCCGGCGCTAAATCTCCGGCGTTCTTCTCTGATTCGTCCGCCTTCTTCCGTTCGATTTCCTCTT AAGTGTAACGCGGCGGATCCGTACAAGTTCGACGGCGGAAACTCTGCCGGTTTCCATCTGCTTACTGGCGACACCGTTCCGGCTAGCTTTTCGAGGACACGTTTGGAAGATTCGATTTATCAGAACACCACACGACTTCGTATCTTTTCCGGCACTGCTAATCCTATTTTGGCTCAG GAGATTTCTTGCTATTTGGGTCTGGACCTTGGGAAAATCAAGATTAAACGCTTTGCTGATGGTGAGATCTATGTTCAGCTACAAGAGAGTGTAAGGGGATGTGATGTGTTCCTTGTACAGCCTACATGCCCACCTGCAAATGAAAACCTTATGGAATTGCTCGTTATGATTGATGCTTGTCGGAGAGCATCAGCCAAAACTATCACGGCTGTGATTCCTTACTTTGGTTATGCACGAGCTGATAGAAAG ACTCAAGGACGTGAATCTATTGCAGCCAAGCTTGTGGCCAATTTGATTACACAGTCTGGTGCAGACCGTGTCCTTGCTTGTGATCTTCACTCCGGACAGTCTATGGGCTACTTTGATATTCCAGTCGATCATGTTTATGGCCAG CCTGTCATACTTGATTACCTAGCAAGTAAGGCCATATCCTCTGAAGATTTGGTGGTAGTTTCACCTGATGTTGGTGGCGTCGCAAGAGCTCGCGCTTTTGCGAAGAAGTTATCTGATGCACCTTTAGCAATAGTTGATAAAAGACGTCATGGGCACAATGTTGCAGAG GTGATGAACTTAATTGGGGATGTTAAAGGGAAAGTAGCCATAATGGTGGATGACATGATTGACACAGCAG GAACCATAAGCAAAGGTGCGGCTCTGTTACACCAAGAAGGAGCAAGAGAAGTATACGCTTGTACCACTCATGCCGTTTTTAG CCCTCCTGCAATCAGTCGACTATCGAGCGGACTGTTTCAAGAGGTGATCATAACCAACACGATTCCATTGTCAGAGAAGAACTATTTTCCTCAGCTTACAGTTCTCTCAGTAGCAAACCTTCTTGGGGAGACCATATGGCGTGTTCATGATGATTGCTCG GGAGCCATTGAGCCATTTTCGACGTTGGGGATTGATTGA
- a CDS encoding CDK inhibitor P21 binding protein (CDK inhibitor P21 binding protein; FUNCTIONS IN: molecular_function unknown; INVOLVED IN: biological_process unknown; LOCATED IN: nucleolus; EXPRESSED IN: 22 plant structures; EXPRESSED DURING: 12 growth stages; BEST Arabidopsis thaliana protein match is: CDK inhibitor P21 binding protein (TAIR:AT5G03830.1); Has 392 Blast hits to 392 proteins in 191 species: Archae - 0; Bacteria - 0; Metazoa - 150; Fungi - 138; Plants - 52; Viruses - 0; Other Eukaryotes - 52 (source: NCBI BLink).), giving the protein MPRRPSSGRRVLKHQPLTFSPFMRLLSFASMARRDLSHPEDCQCSDEDISFDEKQKIPNLPRKGKEEQVSDSSDEEDSQEDVQADFEFFDPKPTDFHGVKILLQNYLDDKEWDLSSFVDCILEQTTVGTVVKVADDEDESVFALVTALNMARDKDNKCFRELKEFLRKVCSEKNIANNLEMLLEKKAQDVGLLVSQRVMNLPPQLLPPLYDGLFDEVSWAIEDEPTEKLRRSFRFKSYLLVTKIYKLKNPKQRKPRHGEEDIEDTVFLKPEDELFLELSSWSFTFPMRSQLVTSQEMKNYQLMGLVMAVEANKIPKFRQMLNSLID; this is encoded by the exons ATGCCTCGAAGACCATCATCAGGAAGAAGAGTGTTAAAGCATCAGCCTTTAACATTTTCACCGTTTATGCGGTTACTTTCCTTTGCTTCAATGGCTAGGCGTGATTTGTCTCATCCTGAAGATTGTCAATGTTCTGATGAAGATATATCTTTTG ATGAAAAGCAAAAGATCCCTAATTTACcaagaaaagggaaagaagaacaagtctCGGACTCgtctgatgaagaagattctcaG GAAGATGTCCAAGCAGACTTTGAGTTCTTTGATCCTAAACCTACAGACTTTCATGGTGTTAAGATCCTGTTACAAAACTATCTCGATGACAAGGAGTGGGATTTGAGCAGTTTTGTTGATTGCATATTGGAGCAAACAACTGTAGGAACTGTTGTGAAAGTAgctgatgatgaggatgagtCAGTATTTGCTCTTGTCACTGCTCTTAACATGGCAAGAGATAAG GACAACAAGTGTTTTAGAGAGTTAAAAGAGTTTCTTCGTAAAGTTTGTTCTGAAAAGAATATAGCGAATAATCTAGAAATGCTCTTAGAGAAAAAGGCACAAGATGTTGGTTTATTGGTATCTCAAAGAGTGATGAATCTTCCTCCACAACTTCTTCCTCCACTTTATGATGGATTGTTCGATGAAGTCTCATGGGCAATCGAAGATGAG CCTACAGAAAAGCTTCGAAGATCATTCCGTTTTAAGTCATATCTTCTAGTTACCAAGATTTACAAG CTGAAGAATCCTAAGCAGAGAAAACCTCGACATGGTGAAGAAGACATTGAAGACACAGTATTTCTTAAGCCTGAAGATGAACTCTTTCTCGAG CTTAGCTCTTGGTCCTTCACATTCCCTATGCGCTCACAGCTCGTTACTTCCCAAGAA ATGAAGAATTATCAGCTGATGGGTTTAGTGATGGCCGTGGAAGCAAACAAGATTCCTAAATTCAGACAGATGTTGAACTCTCTCATTGATTAA